The DNA window CCGAAATCCTGTGGCAGGCCGAACTGGCGCCGCAGCACAAACCGCAGGATCTGACGCCAGAGGCGCTGCGCCACCTGGCGGAGGCATTGCTGGCGGTGCCGCGCCTTTCCTACCAGACGCGCGGGCAGGCGGATGACAACCGTCATCACGGCGCGCTGTTTCGCTTCAAGGTGTTTCATCGCAGCGGCGAGCCGTGCGAACGCTGCGGTGGGATGATCGTGCGTACCGACCTGTCATCGCGGCCGTTCTATTGGTGCCCGGGCTGCCAGAAATAGCCAAAAAAAACGCCGCCCGAAAGGGCGGCGCTGTACGTTTCAGCCGGGAAGGCGGCTTACTTGTTTTTCAGCTGGGATTTGAAATCACGCTCGGCATAGCCGGTGTACAGCTGACGCGGACGGGCAATTTTGATGCCTTCGTCGTGCATTTCGTTCCAGTGGGCGATCCAGCCGATGGTGCGCGCGATGGCGAAGATCACGGTGAACATGGAAGAAGGAATGCCCATCGCCTTCAGGATGATGCCGGAGTAGAAGTCGACGTTCGGGTACAGTTTCTTCTCGATGAAGTACGGGTCGTTCAGCGCGATGTGTTCCAGCTCCATCGCTACCTGCAGCAGGTTGTCGTCCTTCTTGTTCAGCTCTTTCAGCACTTCGTGACAGGTTTCGCGCATCACGGTGGCGCGCGGATCGTAATTCTTGTACACGCGGTGGCCGAAGCCCATCAGGCGGAAGGAGTCGTTCTTGTCCTTGGCGCGCTTGATAAACTCTGGAATGTGCTCGACGGTCTTGATCTCTTCCAGCATTTTCAGCGCCGCTTCGTTGGCGCCGCCGTGCGCCGGTCCCCACAGGGAGGCGATGCCGGCCGCGATGCAGGCGAACGGGTTGGCGCCGGAAGAGCCGGCGGTACGCACGGTCGAGGTGGAGGCGTTCTGTTCATGGTCGGCGTGCAGGATCAGGATGCGATCCATGGCGCGCTCCAGCACCGGGTTCACCACGTACTCTTCGCACGGGGTGGCGAACATCATGTGCAGGAAGTTGCCGGCATAGGACAGATCGTTGCGCGGGTAAACGAACGGCTGGCCCAGGGAGTATTTGTAGCACATCGCCGCCACGGTCGGCATTTTGGACAGCAGACGGAACGCGGTGATTTCACGGTGACGCTCGTTGTTGACGTCCAGCGCATCGTGGTAGAACGCCGCCAGCGCACCGGTCACGCCGCACAGCACCGCCATCGGGTGCGAGTCGCGACGGAAGCCACGGAACAGATGGGTGATCTGGTCGTGGATCATGGTGTGGCGGGTCACGGTGGTCTTGAAGGTTTCGAATTCTTCCGGCGTTGGAGTCTCGCCGTACAGCAGGATGTAGCACACTTCCAGGTAGGAAGATTCTTTCGCCAGCTGCTCGATAGGGAAGCCGCGGTGCAGCAGCACGCCTTTGTCGCCGTCGATGAAGGTAATCTTGGATTCGCAAGAAGCGGTGGAGGTAAAGCCGGGATCAAATGTGAAATAACCTTTGGAACCCAGAGCG is part of the Serratia surfactantfaciens genome and encodes:
- a CDS encoding citrate synthase, with the translated sequence MTDKKATLTINDSEAPIELGVLTPTLGPDVLDVRALGSKGYFTFDPGFTSTASCESKITFIDGDKGVLLHRGFPIEQLAKESSYLEVCYILLYGETPTPEEFETFKTTVTRHTMIHDQITHLFRGFRRDSHPMAVLCGVTGALAAFYHDALDVNNERHREITAFRLLSKMPTVAAMCYKYSLGQPFVYPRNDLSYAGNFLHMMFATPCEEYVVNPVLERAMDRILILHADHEQNASTSTVRTAGSSGANPFACIAAGIASLWGPAHGGANEAALKMLEEIKTVEHIPEFIKRAKDKNDSFRLMGFGHRVYKNYDPRATVMRETCHEVLKELNKKDDNLLQVAMELEHIALNDPYFIEKKLYPNVDFYSGIILKAMGIPSSMFTVIFAIARTIGWIAHWNEMHDEGIKIARPRQLYTGYAERDFKSQLKNK